A stretch of Crossiella cryophila DNA encodes these proteins:
- a CDS encoding nucleotidyltransferase domain-containing protein — protein MIVLDLVREHTILSAVIGSHAYGLAGPDSDVDRRGVYAAPTELFWGMVKPPDSVEGPEPERMSWEAEHFCLLALKANPSVLDLLASDRVEQCTQVGAELRALLPAFLSLRAVKTFRRATEQQFTRAQTAMAEGGDPKWKQVMHGLRLLLVCEHLVRTGELSIDATPYRDELLEIRSGGRNWESVRTRVIGAQADIELAEQKSPLPPMPDRAAVERWLVSVRRRSVEGELT, from the coding sequence GTGATCGTCCTGGACCTGGTGCGGGAGCACACGATCCTGTCCGCGGTGATCGGTTCGCACGCCTACGGGCTGGCCGGGCCGGACTCCGACGTCGACCGGCGCGGGGTCTACGCCGCGCCAACCGAGCTGTTCTGGGGCATGGTCAAGCCCCCGGACAGCGTGGAGGGCCCGGAACCGGAGCGGATGAGCTGGGAGGCCGAGCACTTCTGCCTGCTCGCGCTCAAGGCCAACCCGAGCGTGCTCGACCTGCTCGCCTCCGACCGGGTCGAGCAGTGCACGCAGGTGGGCGCGGAGCTGCGGGCGCTGCTGCCGGCCTTCCTGTCCCTGCGCGCGGTGAAGACCTTCCGCCGGGCCACCGAGCAGCAGTTCACCCGCGCGCAGACCGCCATGGCCGAGGGCGGGGACCCGAAGTGGAAGCAGGTCATGCACGGCCTGCGGCTGCTGCTGGTGTGCGAGCACCTGGTGCGCACCGGCGAGCTGAGCATCGACGCCACGCCCTACCGGGACGAGCTGCTGGAGATCAGATCCGGCGGCCGGAACTGGGAATCGGTGCGCACCAGGGTGATCGGCGCGCAGGCCGATATCGAGCTGGCCGAGCAGAAGAGCCCGCTGCCGCCGATGCCGGATCGGGCCGCGGTGGAACGCTGGCTGGTCTCGGTGCGTCGACGGTCTGTGGAAGGAGAGCTGACGTGA
- a CDS encoding DUF4307 domain-containing protein has protein sequence MGERPLPEGRYGRSSDRRTPPWVRVALLVAGVSVGGVLAFVGYRNLGITPIEGKQTAYQVLDNTAVKISFEVARDQPERPAVCVVRARSKDGDEVGRREVYIAPSESTVIESAVIKTSRPGITAVVFGCSYQVPEYLSTTTRPSG, from the coding sequence ATGGGTGAGCGTCCACTGCCGGAGGGCCGCTACGGCCGGTCCTCCGATCGAAGGACACCCCCATGGGTGCGGGTCGCACTGCTGGTCGCGGGCGTGTCCGTGGGCGGGGTGCTGGCCTTCGTCGGCTACCGCAACCTCGGCATCACGCCGATCGAGGGCAAGCAGACCGCGTACCAGGTGCTCGACAACACAGCGGTGAAGATCAGCTTCGAGGTCGCGCGGGACCAGCCGGAGCGGCCTGCGGTGTGTGTTGTCCGGGCCCGGTCCAAGGACGGCGACGAGGTCGGCCGGCGCGAGGTCTACATCGCGCCGAGCGAGAGCACGGTGATCGAGTCCGCTGTGATCAAGACCTCTCGGCCGGGCATCACCGCGGTGGTGTTCGGGTGCTCATACCAGGTCCCGGAGTACCTGTCGACCACCACGCGGCCAAGCGGGTGA
- the mca gene encoding mycothiol conjugate amidase Mca: MAEKLRLMTVHAHPDDESSKGAATTAKLVADGHEVMVVTCTGGEAGSILNPAMDRPEIVQNLAAVRREEMARAAEILKVQHHWLPYVDSGLPEGDPLPPLPDGCFALVPLEESTAELVKIVREFRPHVMITYDENGGYPHPDHIRCHEVSVAAFEAAGDPDRFPEAGEPWQPLKLYYSHGFSRKKLITFHEALLARGLESPYEEWLKHWDSDKPDVMERVTTQVECGEYFEVRDEALKAHATQIDPTSRWFAVPLDLQREVWPTEEYELARSLVDTTLPEDDLFAGVLTQVRT; the protein is encoded by the coding sequence ATGGCAGAGAAGCTGCGCCTGATGACGGTGCACGCCCACCCTGACGACGAGTCGAGCAAGGGCGCCGCCACCACGGCGAAGCTGGTGGCCGACGGGCATGAGGTCATGGTCGTGACCTGCACCGGGGGCGAGGCGGGCAGCATCCTCAACCCGGCGATGGACCGGCCGGAGATCGTGCAGAACCTGGCCGCGGTGCGCCGCGAGGAGATGGCCAGGGCCGCGGAGATCCTCAAGGTCCAGCACCACTGGCTGCCCTACGTCGACTCCGGCCTGCCGGAGGGCGACCCGCTGCCGCCGCTGCCCGACGGCTGCTTCGCGCTGGTGCCGCTGGAGGAGTCCACCGCCGAGCTGGTCAAGATCGTGCGCGAGTTCCGCCCGCACGTGATGATCACCTACGACGAGAACGGCGGCTACCCGCACCCGGACCACATCCGCTGCCACGAGGTCTCGGTGGCCGCCTTCGAGGCCGCTGGCGACCCGGACCGCTTCCCCGAGGCAGGCGAGCCCTGGCAGCCGCTGAAGCTCTACTACTCGCACGGCTTCTCCCGGAAGAAGCTGATCACCTTCCACGAGGCGCTGCTCGCCCGCGGCCTGGAGTCGCCGTATGAGGAGTGGCTCAAGCACTGGGACTCGGACAAGCCCGATGTGATGGAGCGGGTGACGACCCAGGTGGAGTGCGGGGAGTACTTTGAGGTCCGGGACGAGGCGCTGAAGGCGCACGCCACCCAGATCGACCCGACCAGCAGGTGGTTCGCGGTCCCGCTGGACCTCCAGCGGGAGGTGTGGCCCACCGAGGAGTACGAGTTGGCCCGCTCGCTGGTCGACACCACGTTGCCGGAGGATGACCTGTTCGCCGGCGTCCTGACCCAGGTGCGTACATGA
- a CDS encoding nucleotidyltransferase domain-containing protein, with product MSLQDLSTANLDASVLTGIVADQDRPLVFATVSGAHLYGFPSKDSDVDLRGVHLLATSELAGLRYGPETVERMWEHEGTELDLVTHDIAKFARLLLRPNGYVAEQLLSPLVVHSTEAHQELIALAPGFLTSRHAHHYRGFAKTQWRLFERNGELKPLLYTFRALLTGVHLLRTGQVLAHLPSLIEAQGGPGYLPELITAKVEGEHRPLDSVSGAPDAETLAADLLSWLEWLDVAENGSALPLEPSVHEEMHQLVLRLRP from the coding sequence GTGAGCTTGCAAGACCTGAGCACCGCCAACCTGGACGCCTCGGTGCTGACCGGCATCGTCGCCGACCAGGACCGGCCGCTGGTGTTCGCCACCGTCTCCGGCGCGCACCTGTACGGCTTCCCGTCGAAGGACTCCGACGTGGACCTGCGCGGGGTGCACCTGCTGGCCACCAGCGAGCTGGCCGGCCTGCGCTACGGACCGGAGACGGTCGAACGGATGTGGGAACACGAGGGGACCGAACTCGACCTGGTCACCCACGACATCGCCAAGTTCGCCCGATTGCTGTTACGCCCCAACGGCTATGTCGCCGAACAACTGCTCTCCCCGCTGGTGGTGCACAGCACGGAGGCCCACCAGGAGCTGATCGCGCTCGCGCCGGGGTTCCTGACCAGCAGGCACGCCCACCACTACCGCGGCTTCGCCAAGACCCAGTGGCGGCTCTTCGAACGCAACGGCGAGCTGAAACCGCTGCTCTACACCTTCCGCGCACTGCTCACCGGGGTGCACCTGCTGCGCACCGGCCAGGTGCTGGCCCACCTGCCCAGCCTGATCGAGGCCCAGGGCGGACCCGGCTACCTGCCCGAGCTGATCACGGCCAAGGTCGAGGGCGAGCACCGGCCGCTGGACTCGGTCTCCGGCGCGCCGGACGCGGAGACCCTCGCGGCGGACCTGCTCAGCTGGCTGGAGTGGCTGGACGTGGCCGAGAACGGCTCCGCGCTGCCGCTGGAGCCGTCCGTGCACGAGGAGATGCACCAGCTGGTGCTGCGACTGCGGCCCTAG
- a CDS encoding Lrp/AsnC family transcriptional regulator, whose protein sequence is MLPADDEALDALDARLLLLLTDEPRLGVLECSRRLGVARGTVQARLDRLVSRGVLGGFPPALDLAAMGYGLTAFAVLEIAQGHRGEVTAHLAAIDEVCEVHATTGQGDLLVRMVARDNDDLQRVIDEVVDVEGVRRTSTSIALSTPVRTRVRPLLERLVGDGH, encoded by the coding sequence GTGCTGCCTGCCGACGACGAGGCGCTGGACGCGCTGGACGCCCGGCTGTTGCTGCTGCTCACCGACGAGCCGCGGCTGGGCGTGCTGGAGTGCTCCCGGCGGCTGGGCGTGGCCCGCGGCACCGTGCAGGCCCGGCTGGACCGGCTGGTCAGCCGGGGCGTGCTCGGCGGCTTCCCGCCCGCGCTGGACCTGGCCGCGATGGGTTACGGCCTGACCGCCTTCGCCGTGCTGGAGATCGCCCAGGGCCACCGCGGCGAGGTGACCGCGCACCTGGCCGCGATCGACGAGGTGTGCGAGGTGCACGCCACCACCGGCCAGGGCGATCTGCTGGTGCGCATGGTGGCCAGGGACAACGACGACCTGCAGCGGGTGATCGACGAGGTGGTCGACGTCGAGGGCGTGCGGCGCACCTCCACCTCGATCGCGCTGTCCACCCCGGTCCGCACCAGAGTGAGACCTTTGCTGGAACGGCTGGTCGGCGACGGGCATTGA
- a CDS encoding polynucleotide kinase-phosphatase: MTELSIPDKALVLLIGVSGSGKSSFAAKHFKPTQVLSSDYFRGLVSDDENRQEATADAFDALNYVAGKRLAAGLLTVVDATNVQPGARATLIALAKQHHVLPVGIVLDVPEAVCVQRNAERADRTFGADVIARQRSQLRRSQKHLVREGLKKVHTLHGQEEIDAATIVMQPLINDRTGLTGPFDVIGDVHGCRAELESLLVELGWELEWENKKAVGASHPAGRIAVFVGDLVDRGPDTPGVLRLVMNMVEAGTAICVCGNHEQKLHRALTGRKVTVSHGLAESLDQLAGQPDEFRAKVAEFCYSLVSHYLLDGGDLVVAHAGLPERFHGRASSRVRSFALYGDTTGETDEYGLPVRYPWAKDYRGRAMVLYGHTPTPEVEWINNTMCLDTGAVFGNKLTALRYPEREIVSVPSAKVWYEPTKPLLPPAPPEREPDLLELSDVAGKRVIETKLHGRVTVTAEHAAAALEVMSRFALDPRWLLYLPPTMAPVNTSAVPDLLEHPAEAFTAYLADGVRELLCEEKHMGSRAVVLVCRDEDTALKRFGVAGPGVIHTRTGRAFFADNRGDELLSGVRDAIGKAGLWAELDTDWLLLDAELLPWSAKAGGLIREQYAAVGAAATAALPVAADTLRQAAGRGLDVAELLARTESRLANAAAFDVVHQRYCWPTDGLDGLRLAPFQLLASEGRNHAGTAHAWHLAQADKMISVAPGLFTATRTIAVDAEDPVSVAKAVAWWEELTATGGEGMVVKPAANVSRGKRGLVQPGLKVRGREYLRLIYGPDYTEPANLARVRQRKIAGKRSLALREYALGMEGLDRLAAGDPLWRVHECVFAVLALESEPVDPRL, from the coding sequence ATGACCGAACTGTCCATCCCGGACAAGGCGCTGGTGCTGCTCATCGGCGTGTCAGGCTCCGGCAAGTCCAGCTTCGCCGCCAAGCACTTCAAGCCGACCCAGGTGCTCTCCAGCGACTACTTCCGCGGTCTGGTCAGCGATGACGAGAACCGGCAGGAGGCCACCGCGGACGCCTTCGACGCGCTGAACTACGTGGCAGGCAAACGACTGGCCGCCGGACTGCTCACCGTCGTGGACGCCACCAACGTGCAGCCCGGCGCCCGCGCCACCCTGATCGCACTGGCCAAACAGCACCACGTGCTGCCGGTGGGCATCGTGCTGGACGTGCCGGAGGCGGTGTGCGTGCAGCGCAACGCCGAGCGCGCTGACCGGACCTTCGGCGCGGACGTGATCGCCCGGCAGCGTTCCCAGCTGCGCCGCTCGCAGAAGCACCTGGTCCGCGAGGGCCTGAAGAAGGTGCACACCCTGCACGGCCAGGAGGAGATCGACGCGGCCACCATCGTGATGCAGCCGCTGATCAACGACCGGACCGGACTGACCGGGCCGTTCGACGTGATCGGCGACGTGCACGGCTGCCGGGCCGAGCTGGAGTCGCTGCTGGTCGAGCTGGGCTGGGAGCTGGAGTGGGAGAACAAGAAGGCGGTCGGCGCCAGCCACCCGGCTGGCCGGATCGCGGTCTTCGTCGGCGACCTGGTCGACCGCGGCCCGGACACCCCCGGCGTGCTCCGGCTGGTGATGAACATGGTCGAGGCCGGCACCGCGATCTGCGTCTGCGGCAACCACGAGCAGAAGCTGCACCGCGCGCTCACCGGCCGCAAGGTCACCGTCTCGCACGGCCTGGCCGAATCCCTCGACCAGCTCGCCGGGCAGCCGGATGAGTTCCGGGCCAAGGTGGCGGAGTTCTGCTACAGCCTGGTCTCGCACTACCTGCTCGACGGCGGTGACCTGGTGGTCGCGCACGCCGGGCTGCCGGAACGCTTCCACGGCCGCGCCTCCAGCCGGGTGCGCAGCTTCGCGCTCTACGGCGACACCACCGGCGAGACCGACGAGTACGGGCTGCCGGTGCGTTATCCGTGGGCCAAGGACTATCGCGGCCGGGCCATGGTGCTCTACGGGCACACCCCCACCCCGGAGGTGGAGTGGATCAACAACACCATGTGCCTGGACACCGGCGCGGTCTTCGGCAACAAGCTGACCGCGCTGCGCTACCCGGAGCGCGAGATCGTCTCGGTACCTTCGGCGAAGGTCTGGTACGAGCCGACCAAACCGCTGCTCCCGCCCGCGCCGCCGGAGCGTGAGCCGGACCTGCTGGAACTCTCCGACGTGGCGGGCAAGCGGGTGATCGAGACCAAGCTGCACGGCCGGGTCACGGTGACCGCGGAGCACGCCGCGGCCGCGCTGGAGGTGATGAGCCGGTTCGCGCTGGACCCGCGCTGGCTGCTCTACCTGCCGCCGACCATGGCCCCGGTGAACACCTCGGCCGTGCCGGACCTGCTGGAGCACCCGGCCGAGGCGTTCACCGCCTACCTGGCCGACGGCGTGCGTGAGCTGCTGTGCGAGGAGAAGCACATGGGCTCACGCGCGGTGGTGCTGGTCTGCCGCGATGAGGACACCGCGCTCAAGCGGTTCGGCGTGGCCGGACCTGGCGTGATCCACACCCGCACCGGGCGCGCCTTCTTCGCCGACAACCGCGGCGACGAGCTGCTCTCCGGGGTGCGGGACGCGATCGGCAAGGCCGGGCTGTGGGCCGAACTGGACACCGACTGGCTGCTGCTGGACGCCGAACTGCTGCCGTGGAGCGCCAAGGCCGGTGGGCTGATCCGCGAGCAGTACGCCGCGGTCGGCGCCGCGGCCACCGCCGCGCTGCCGGTGGCCGCCGACACCCTGCGCCAGGCCGCCGGACGCGGGCTGGACGTGGCGGAGTTGCTGGCCCGCACCGAATCCCGGCTGGCCAACGCGGCCGCCTTCGACGTGGTGCACCAGCGTTACTGCTGGCCGACCGACGGCCTGGACGGGCTGCGGCTGGCCCCGTTCCAGCTGCTGGCCTCCGAGGGCCGCAACCACGCTGGCACCGCGCACGCCTGGCACCTGGCCCAGGCTGACAAGATGATCTCCGTGGCGCCCGGTCTGTTCACCGCCACCCGCACCATCGCGGTGGACGCCGAGGATCCGGTGTCCGTGGCCAAGGCCGTCGCGTGGTGGGAGGAGCTGACCGCCACCGGGGGCGAGGGCATGGTGGTCAAACCGGCGGCGAACGTGAGCCGGGGAAAGCGAGGACTGGTGCAGCCGGGCTTGAAGGTGCGCGGGCGGGAATACCTGCGGCTGATCTACGGACCGGACTACACCGAACCGGCCAACCTGGCCCGCGTGCGCCAGCGCAAGATCGCCGGCAAGCGATCGCTCGCGCTGCGCGAGTACGCGCTGGGCATGGAGGGCCTGGACCGGCTGGCCGCCGGCGATCCGCTGTGGCGGGTGCACGAGTGCGTGTTCGCGGTGCTCGCGCTGGAGTCCGAGCCGGTGGACCCGCGGCTGTGA
- the greA gene encoding transcription elongation factor GreA, protein MAETVTWLTQDAFDRLKHELDDLIANRPVIAAEINARREEGDLRENGGYHAAREEQGKQEGRIRQLQELLRQAKVGEAPTDSGIAQPGMVVTIRYDGDDEKETFLLATREEGSHGDLEVYSPSSPLGAALLQAKVGETREYATPNGRTMKVTLLDAVPYQS, encoded by the coding sequence GTGGCCGAGACCGTGACCTGGCTGACCCAGGATGCTTTCGACCGGCTCAAGCACGAGCTGGACGATCTCATTGCCAACCGTCCGGTCATCGCCGCGGAGATCAACGCCCGCCGCGAGGAGGGCGACCTCCGGGAGAACGGCGGCTACCACGCCGCGCGCGAGGAACAGGGCAAGCAGGAGGGCCGGATCCGGCAGCTCCAGGAGCTGTTGCGACAGGCCAAGGTGGGTGAGGCGCCCACCGACTCGGGCATCGCCCAGCCGGGCATGGTCGTCACCATCCGCTACGACGGTGATGACGAGAAGGAGACCTTCCTGCTCGCCACCCGCGAGGAGGGCTCGCACGGGGACCTCGAGGTCTACTCGCCGAGTTCCCCGCTGGGCGCGGCCCTGTTGCAGGCCAAGGTGGGCGAGACCCGCGAGTACGCCACGCCGAATGGCCGCACCATGAAGGTCACCCTGCTGGACGCGGTGCCGTACCAGAGCTGA
- a CDS encoding CPBP family intramembrane glutamic endopeptidase, with protein sequence MRWWTAAGWTLFAVSSLGLLLTGHGSVPVAGEGAIGVSVLGSAVTAAAALLLIRLVPPALDGGFPRLDRTRLLRQTWLLAGLAGLTPLAFGLLVALDLDRSLGLLIKLLMFFLAPLAGLALSGGIRLPRTRPAALWRWLGPVPAIVGYLWLFHGPFGRPEDGLAVSSLGTLVVTVFLVFLTASVGEEVFYRALLQTRLEALLGRWPAILLSALLFALMHLPTRLPILGDLGYTLAAVLAVQGVFGLVAGYLWSRYRNLWAVIALHAGVNHLSLLWLV encoded by the coding sequence GTGCGGTGGTGGACGGCGGCGGGCTGGACCCTGTTCGCGGTCAGTTCGCTGGGGCTGCTGCTGACCGGGCACGGTTCGGTGCCGGTGGCGGGCGAGGGCGCGATCGGGGTGTCCGTGCTGGGCAGCGCGGTGACCGCGGCCGCCGCCCTGCTGCTGATCCGGCTGGTGCCACCGGCCCTGGACGGCGGTTTCCCCCGGCTGGACCGGACCCGGCTGCTGCGTCAGACCTGGCTGCTGGCCGGGCTGGCCGGGCTGACCCCGCTGGCCTTCGGGCTGCTGGTCGCGCTGGACCTGGACCGCAGCCTGGGCCTGTTGATCAAGCTGCTGATGTTCTTCCTCGCGCCGCTGGCCGGACTCGCGCTCAGCGGTGGCATCCGGCTGCCCCGGACCCGGCCCGCGGCGCTGTGGCGCTGGCTGGGCCCGGTGCCCGCGATCGTGGGCTACCTGTGGCTGTTCCACGGTCCGTTCGGGCGGCCCGAGGACGGTTTGGCGGTCAGCTCGCTGGGAACGCTGGTGGTGACCGTGTTCCTGGTCTTCCTCACCGCCAGCGTCGGCGAGGAGGTGTTCTACCGGGCGTTGTTGCAGACCAGGCTGGAGGCGCTGCTCGGCCGCTGGCCGGCGATCCTGCTCAGCGCGCTGCTGTTCGCGCTGATGCACCTGCCGACCCGGCTGCCCATCCTCGGTGATCTTGGTTACACGCTGGCCGCGGTGCTCGCCGTCCAGGGCGTCTTCGGGCTGGTCGCCGGCTACCTGTGGAGCCGGTACCGCAACCTGTGGGCGGTCATCGCGCTGCACGCCGGGGTCAACCACCTCAGCCTGCTCTGGCTGGTCTGA